AATTTCCCCGTATAGAGCGCCATCCATCGTtctttcaattctgaccagtttcccaaaCCCTGCCGATAAAAACAtacctacagcatgatgctgccatcaccatgctccactgtggggatggtattctcggggtgatgagaggtgttgggtttttgCCAGACATATCATTTTCAttaatggccaaaaagctcaattttagtctcatctgaaagagtaccttcttccatatgtttgggagtctcccacatgcgtTTTgacgaacaccaaatgtgtttgcttacttttttctttaagcaatggctttttttctggccactcttccataaagcccagctctgtggagtgtacgactTAAaattgtcctatggacagatactccaatctccgctgtggagctttgcaactCCTTctatctttggtctctttattgcctctctgattaatgccctccttgcctggtccatgagttttggtgggcggcccgtTCTTGGCAGATTTGTTGTGGTGCCGTATTCATtaaatgttttaataatggatttgatggtgctctgtgggatgttcaaagttcatgtgacagatcatgtgacacttagattgcacacaaaTGGACAAATGGACAcaaattggttgcaccagatcttatgtATGGGACTTCATACtgtagcaaagggggtgaatacatgtgtgaatacacacaccacttttctgtcggcattccaattcatcccaaagattttcgatgggtttgaggtcaaggctctgtgcaggccagtcaagttcttccacaccaatctcaacaaaccatttctgtatggacctcgctttgtgcacaggtgcattgtcatgctgaaacaacaaagggccttccccaaactgtggCCAAAATGTTGGAagaacagaatcatctagaatgtcattcaaTGTACGTTATAGCatcaagatttcccttcactggaactaagtggcCAAACAGCCCCATTGTTCCTcaaccaccaaactttacagttggcactatgcatttgtacaaacccagattcgtctatcggattgccagatggtgaagcgtgattcaccactccagagaacacgtttccactactccagagtccaatggcggcaagctttactcCACTCCAGCCAATTTTTGGCATTGtacatggtgattttaggcttgtgtgcggctgctcggccatggaaccccatttcatgaagctcctgatcaACAATTATtatgctgacattgcttccagaggcagtttggaactcggtagtgaagacaactgaggacagacgattttcaGCACTATgttgtcccgttctgtgagcttgtgtggcctaccacttcatggaTGAGCCATTGTTTCTCCTAGACatctccacttcacaataacagcactaacagttgaccggggcagctctaacagggcagaaatgttacgaactaacttgttggaaaggtggcatcctatgacggtgcaaaGGTGaacgtcactgagctcttcagtaaggctgtTCTACTGCCAATGGAAACTGCAATGCTGTGTGCTCAgatgtatacacctgtcagcaacgggtgtggctgaaatagccgaatcaactaatttgaaggggtgtccatatactttcgTATGTGTAGTGTATCTATTTTTGCTGTCTCTGCTGCCAGTTGATAATCAGAAACTCCATCACAACTCACCTACTGCAAATATTCTGTCATACTCCTATAATGTGATTCAGAGGACTCCAGCTGTGACTGTGAAGTTGTGGGGTCGTGTTTACATCATAGACGTGATGGGTGCatcctacagacacacacacacatgcaaacacacaaacacaccacaggaggttgctGGCACCATAATTGGGAGAACGGGCTTGTGATAATGAGTGGAGCGGattcagtggaatggtatcaaatatatcaaacacatggtttccatgtgtttgatgccattccatatATTCCATTCAGGACATTATtttgagccgttctcccctcagcagcctcctgtggcacacacacagacacacacacacacacacacacacacacacacacacacacacacacacacacacacacacacacacacacacacacacacacacacacacacacacacacacacacacacacacacacacacacacacacacacacacacacacacacacacactccatgacAGCCAGGTAAGCAGATGATTGGAGAACACATACAGAGGTACAGAAACACCAGGAGACAAACAATTGCATTCACACACAGCAACTACTGTTTAAACTGAGTGTTTCAAGTGTGCACGTTGGACTCCATGCCTCGAGAAGGGGAATGGCTAACCAAGCACAAACAAACAAAGCCTAATGTGAAAAGACAGCATCTGAAATTGTGCATAAGCCAGTAGGGGCTGCATAGCCTAGCCAGGCGTGTGTTCATTCTGCTACAGGCATGAGTCGCCCCTCACCAGcaacgctacacacacacacacacacacacacacacacacacacacacacacacacacacacacacacacacacacacacacacacacacacacacacacacacacacacacacacacacacacttcaaaagTGATGAAAGTCTGATATCAACAATTGTATTACTGATTATTGTCATATGAAACTATCAACAAAATTTGATGAAAGAATCTACCTCCTCTGCATACCAATTTGCAGCATTGTCACCCATGATAATCTAATCTGCCCCAATATCATATTGCTCTCATAACCCTGTATCATGCCATAAATTATGACAGACTTGATGGCCTAAAACACATACACCCACACGAACGCAtatacagaaacacacatacCTGCACCATAAGAGCACTTACATCCAACACCACACTCGCTCATTAACatttcctctccttccatcttcaaAAGCAGAGAGCTGCTGACTGCCATGCCAGTATATACTGTAATATCACGCTCATTACCAGGGACAACACATCAAAGCAGATGGGAGAGCATGATTAGCTGGCTCAGACTGGTGATGTGTTACAGCCATTCAGCCACACATCTACAGAAAAAAGCACCATGGTGATGGTGTCTAATTAAAGATATGATATGTCATGATAGGGTATAGATAATTTGCATGTGCTGCCATTTCTGGCCAAGTTTTCACAGCTAATGGATAATAGAGTACCTCAAAACACCGCCAACTACTGACTAGACATATCAACAAAGAGATGAGCCGTAGTATCATTAAAGGATCCATTTTTAGATGTTGTAGTAGTGTACATCATATCAGCTAGCATCAACCTTTGTTTGTAAGTTATCAGTCATATTTAGCCATCCTCTCTGATGGTGGAGAATCACTTTAAATCTAATTAGATAATATAAATGATTTTAATTCAGCTCAGAAATGAATCTAACATATGAGTGAGGTCCAAAAGAACTGGGACAGTGACACTTTTTAggtgttttggctctgtactccaacacTTTGGATTTTAAATTATACCACACAATACAAAATGATAGAACATGatttaaagtgcagactgtcaggattcatttgagggtattttcatccatattgggtTTAGAAGTTACAGCACTCTTTGTACATTGTCCCCCATTTTAGGCGACCAAAAGAATtaggacaaattcacttatgtgaATTAAAGTTGTAAGAAATGAAGTATTTGGTCCACATCATGCAGTGACTACATTAAGCTTGTGACTacaaatttgttggatgcatttgctgtttgttttggttgtgtttaagATTATTTTGTCCCCAATAGAAATAAAtattaaataatgtattgtggcattttggagtcacttttctTTTAAATAATAGAATATGTTTAGAAACACTTCTACAATAAGGTGGAtttaccatgattatggataattctgaatgaatcgtgaataattaTGTGTGAGAAAGTTATAGACGCATAAATAGCATAACAAAAATGCTAGCCTCCACTGTTATTGTAATGAGAAAAGGTAGGCAACATCTTAAAATTATGTGTTACTCAAATTGTCTCATATGTTCATTCAACTAGAAATTGTTATTTGGGCATCTTACCTGAAGAAATGCTGTGGAACTAGTTACACACGCAGTGCATTGAACACACAACGTTTTCAACTTATATACAGCGTTTTAAACAAAAGGTTACATTGTGCCTGTTCATTTATACTCATCTGAAATTTGATATCAAAATCTCTAGGTTCACAGCATTGCAATCTTCCTGCTacgccaccatgtctgtgtcaataactgatttcacctgtgttcCTACACTTAGCATTTAAAAGTAAATATCAGCTCTGTTAAAAGTACACTCAAGAAAATGCTATTTTATTCATCATAGTGATTAAGGAGTCAAATTAAAACAGTAATATGCCCCATGGACAACTATCCAGAAAAAAactcaaatgtattaaataagtAAATCAAATCAAGGATGAGAGAACAGTCAGATGAACTGATAATTGACACAGATGTGTTGGTGTAGCAGGAAGATCACAATGCGGtcgtgagttcaaatcccagatgacgacatgttgaataataattcatatttaaatgAACGTGCACAATGTGTGTCAAATATATAAGCAGAAAATAGTACATGTTAAAAGCACTGATTGTGTGTGCAACCAGTTGGACAGCTGTTTTTAGTTAAGATGCCCAAATAATAATTTAATAGTTGAATGAACATATAGTTTGTTACAAGTTGAGGAAACACATCATTTTAAATTGACAGAATTTTTTTTCAAAGTTCTCTCAAGTTTGGAGCTCAGTTTGGGCCAGCAAAACATTTTTGTTCAGGTAACACAAAAAAGACTGTGTAACCAGTTACTTAATAATAATTAGTTTAAACAACTAGATATCCATCCCAACTCATAGTACATTTAAATTctcaataaatacaaaataatccCTCCATTGATTGAGACGTGACTATATCTGTCGCTGTCTATTCTACTCAGTGTTTACCAGATGCACAAGTCCCCCCGCTGATTCCCCTCCCCAGACCATTGTAAAGAGGACGTCAGAGTGTTCCACAGTAGATACAGCATCTGCCAAAGCCATCTGGATCTTCCCTGTCACTGTCATTGACATGAATTAGTACAACCTGTTGTCCACTCCAGCAGCATTACAACATGAACTGTCTTGTCTTATGGAGAAATAATTCAGTACAGCTGCACAGTGACCTCTATATTGCATCCTCTTGTATTATTCATTAGCTTTCCTACCATTCAACATTTAGAAGAAATAGTAGCTACACTTTAATACCCTCTCATTTAACCACATGTGGTAGGAATTCAAACCCATGCTTACACAGGTCATGGGATGTTATCAGATATCTTTCTAGGTTGTGGGCTGTAAATAGTGCATGTGTGCCTAAGGAGCCAGCGTAGCATCTGTGCAATGACCATACAAATGTGGATGGGGACCAACTGTGCATTAGTAATTGGAAAagcagtatttaaaaaaaaatggaagcATCAAGCTTCACTGTATGGCATACAAATGATGACAATGACCCTTTGTAGATAGTCACATAGTGTTTGTCCACACAATTAATATAatacaactttattgtccattgGTTAGAACAGAAATGTACCTTCTGCCTTTCCCAAACCcccagatatacagttgaagtcggaagtttacatacgcttaggttggagtcattaaaactcgttttccaaccactccacaaatttcttgttaacaaactatagttttggcaagtcggataggacatctacatagtgcatgacacaagtaatttttccaacaattgtttacagacagattatttcacttataattcactgtatcacaattccagtgggtcagaagttaacatacattaattgactgtgcctttaaatagcttggaaaattccagaaaatgatgtcatggctttagaagcttctgataggctaattgacatcatttgagtcaattggaggtgtatctgtggatgtatttcaaggcctaccttcagactcagtgcctctttgcttgacatcatgggaaaatcaaaagaaatcagccaagaccacagaaaaAAAATTGCAGGCCACCACAAGTTTAGTTCATCCTtgcgagcaatttccaaacgcctgaaggtaccacgttcatctgtactaacaatagtacgcaagtataagaagccactgctccaaaacagccttAAATAAGCAAGACTATGGatggcaactgcacatggggacaaagactgtacaaaaatagaactgtttggccacaatgaccattgttatgtttggaggaaaaaggggagaggcttgcaagccaaagaacaccatcccatctgtgaagcacaggggtggcagcatcatgttgtgggggtgttttgctgcaggggggactggtgcacttcaaaaaacagatggcatcatgtggagggaaagtatgtggatatatttaagcaacatctcaagacatcagtcaggaagataaagcttggaCGCAagtgtgtcttccaaatggacaatgaccccaagcatacttccaaagttgtggcaaaatggcttaaaggacaacaaagtcaaggtattggagtggccatcactaagccctgacctcaattctatagaacatttgtgggcagaactgaaaaagtgtgtgcgagcaaggagacttacaaacctgactcagttacaccagctctgtcaggaggaattggccaaaattcacccaacttattgttggaaccttgtggaaggctacccgaaccatttgacccaagttaaacaatttaaaggcaatgctaccaaatactaattgagtgtatgtaaccttctgacccacagggaatgtgatgaaataaataaatgctgaaataaatcattatctttactattattctgacctttcacattcttaaaatagtggtgatcctaactgacctaagacagggaatttttatgaggattaaatgtcaggaattgtgaaaactgagttgaaatgtatttggctaaggtgtatgtaagcttcctacttcaactgcatatgtatatatatatatatattgtagaataatattgaagacatatAAACAACTAAATAACACAttttgaatcatgtagtaaccagaaaagtgttaaacaaatcaaaacatattttatattttagacgTCAACGTAGGCACactttgccctgatgacagctttgcacacttggcatacTGTCAATgagcttcacctagaatgcttttccaacagtcttgaaggagttcccacatatgctgagcacttgttggtttcttttccttcactctgcagtccaattcatcccaaaccatctcatttggttTGAGGTCGGGTCATTGTGTAGGCCtgttcatctgatgcagcactccatcactctccttcttggtcaaatagcccttacgcagcctgtaggtgtgttgggtcattgtcctgttgaaaaacaaatgatagtcccaataatcgtaaaccagatgtgatggcgtatcgctgcataatgctgtggtctccatgctggttaagtgtgccttgaattctaaataaatcattgacagtatcaccagcaaagcacgcccacaccatcacacctcctcctcaatgcttcacggtgggaaccacacatacggagatcatccgttcacccactctgcgactcacaaagacacggctgttggaaccataaatctcaaatttggactcatcacaccaaaggacagatttccaccggtctaatgtccattgctcatgtttcttggcccaagcaagtctcttcttcttattcgtctcctttggtagtggtttatttgcagcaattggaccatgattcgcgtagtctcctctgaacagtctatgttgagatgtgtctattacttgaactctgtgaagcatttatttgggctgcaatttctaaggctggtaactctaatgaacttatcctctgcagcagaggaaactctgggtcttcctttcctgtggtggtcctcatgagagccagtttcatcatacctCTTGAtggcaactgcacttgaagaaacttttgcTCATACTTTTGCTCAAGGACACAATGGCAGGAGATGGTGCATGGAATCAGAGACCAGCAGCCTTATAGCTATCAGTTCAGTTTCATTCCCATTTTTGCCTTGCCTGGCATGGGGGCTTGAATCAGCAACGTTCTGGCTGTGTCTTCTGCCTTTCTCAACACCCCCAGATATATGGAATTTACATCATAAGGAGATAACACAAAGATCAATATGTTGCACATTCATCAAATTGTAGGTGTCAGTCGACACTTTATGCATGATGTTCTATTTTTAAATAAATCTATTTTTGGTAGCTTTGGGGAGGCGATCAAGTGTGCAGCATGTGAGTGTAGGTGAGGGGTGATATATATAGAACAAAAGCATCCCCGGAGACAGCCCATAGGAGAGACTGCGCTGCGTGTTTGCAAAGCTGTCCATCAGTGCCCTGCGCGATTGCACAATGAGGTATCATTGCAATGGCAAGGAAGAAATACTTGGAAACTAACTGCAGCCAGACGTGCAGGGGTGTCTCTATTTGTTTATCACCCGTCCCCGGAGACAGTGGTTCAGTCCGTATCACATAACATCCATAATACTTGGATGCCCTTCCTTGCGACTCCACATAGTGAGCCGGCTGTATCGTTACATGGAGACACGAGAAGGACAACGAATTATAATTGTGACACAGTGTCGAATGTTTGTATTTGGAACTCTTAGTTCCAGCACAATGCTATCTTTAATTTATTTCCGAAGCTGGACGGTGGATTCAATTGGCAAAAGTCCGTATTTTTGAGCGGGACGCACGCACCATGCACATAGCGGACATAGCTGTCTTTCTGTTTGTAGTCGTGATCATCGTTGTCTCGTTGCTGTCCAACGTAGTGGTGGTAATCTGCTTTCTGTACAACCCGGAGATTCGAAAGCAGGTTCCCGGGTTGTTTATCCTCAACCTTACCTTCTGCAACCTCTTTATTACCGTTTCTACCATGCCTCTAACTCTGGTCGGACTTATCAACAAAGGAAACCCTGGAAGCAGCGGGTTCTGTCAAACTGTGGGTTTCCTGGACACTTTCCTCACCACGAACTCAATGCTCAGTATGGGGGCTTTGAGCATCGATAGATGGGTGGCGGTGGTTTTTCCGCTAAGCTACCACTCCAGAATACGACACCGGGACGCAGTGATAGCTCTGGCATACACGTGGTTCCACTCGCTCTCCTTCTCCACGGTGGCCACTTGCCTCTCCTGGGTTGGGTACCATCACCTTTACGCATCTTGTACGCTCTGCAATGCGAGAGCAAGTGACACTAAGACGCAGTTCATCATCTACACTGTGGTTTTACACTCGCTCACTTTTCTCATGACCCTGATTGTGTTGTGTGTAACGTACCTGAAAGTGCTGAAAGTTGCGCGTTTTCACTGTAAACGCATCGACGTGATCACTATGCAGACCTTATTGCTGCTTGTGGATATTCACCCGAGGTAAGCTGTTTAGCCTACTGTTGAGGTGTCCTTGTCTGATTCATTTACTTGTTTAATTTACTTTTTTAAGGTTAGCCCATGTTTAAAATTGTTTTTGTATTGCCCATGTGTAGCTTGTTTTCGgtcgcaggttcaggaatggttgAAGAATTACAACATTTACATAGAGacaactctgcaaatagcactgcagGGTGATTTGAAAAATCATAGTAAATTAAAAATCGATCAAACAAAAAAAGATAATGTAAAATTgtattgttgtccattagtttacttcAATTAATTGTGGGGTGGTAAGGtgaaaatatacagtatatttacaaaaaaaatatatgagGGATTAGAAATTATGAacacaattacattgatagaagccatGGTCTATCTGTATTATTAAAGCTAATCTATCCCCTTAAACATTAGCCCACAAATTGTGGTTGCACAATGCGACTTCAATGGCATTATGATTGATTTCAGCACCACAGATTTGGTCCAATGTGCCGTCTCAGATCTCAGGCCTCTTTATCAAAACTAAAATGACACAAATATATTCCAACCCCAAAACTATTCACATACAGATCAAAACCATTGTAAAATGTGATTTATATTCATGAGTTGAATAGCCCAGACAGACATTATTGGCAGTTAGTTAACCAATTGTCACTAAATTTGCCTTGCATTTAGATATTTTGTCATAGGCAATACTATGGTCATGCCAACATTACAGTAACCTACATACAGAAAAGCAAAAATCATTCCGCATTTTAACAATAGTTTTAATAAAATGAAATACATCAAAACCATTCTTTGAGATTAGATATTAGATCAGTTTAGGGCTACTCTGCCCAGTTTACCTCAAACGTTCAAAGAGCTGTTCAGTGAGAGGGATGAGAAAGATGTGAGGAGAGATATGATTGAATTACCCTGAAGCATTTTCTCTCTACATCATAGATGTTAGGATAATAGCGTGTGTAATTATTTCTGGATATAGTTAAGATCCATGTCATGAATGGTTTACTGTATTTGAT
This genomic interval from Oncorhynchus keta strain PuntledgeMale-10-30-2019 chromosome 2, Oket_V2, whole genome shotgun sequence contains the following:
- the LOC118361721 gene encoding G-protein coupled receptor 26-like, with amino-acid sequence MHIADIAVFLFVVVIIVVSLLSNVVVVICFLYNPEIRKQVPGLFILNLTFCNLFITVSTMPLTLVGLINKGNPGSSGFCQTVGFLDTFLTTNSMLSMGALSIDRWVAVVFPLSYHSRIRHRDAVIALAYTWFHSLSFSTVATCLSWVGYHHLYASCTLCNARASDTKTQFIIYTVVLHSLTFLMTLIVLCVTYLKVLKVARFHCKRIDVITMQTLLLLVDIHPSVRQRCLDEQRQRRQRATKKISTFIGTFVVCFAPYVITRIVELSTPGHISPHWGVLSKCLAYSKAACDPFVYSLLRNQYRKTCSDLANKILKRSSFNSSVRRVENGRATDTNNTKPTQ